One genomic window of Mauremys mutica isolate MM-2020 ecotype Southern chromosome 5, ASM2049712v1, whole genome shotgun sequence includes the following:
- the LZTS3 gene encoding leucine zipper putative tumor suppressor 3, translated as MAKLETLSVLSDSSYQSQDTFHSFASRPSESASQNTMGSVGSGVANEQEFAMKSVGTRTQSSSRQADGSRNGYSTREISNRYSGEEKTYKSEKTSNSLYINGDLRKSEKVKTDICGNVTTNNEKNLPPPPQYREPSNPPKILPVSGKLDQSNEPLVRPSAFKPVVPKNFHSMQNLCPPQNNGITENRKSLNHTNSNSPSAGKSGLEKTSLNRTTNQVGGLSDSGRNSLTSLPTYGTGYSQHVGPMSASTSHINRIGTTYVDKNIVGYNGISTSDSGRSSSKSTSSFNRLNHLNETMPFHSPSTDDVIQDLEDRLWEKEQEVLQMRRNLDKSEAAIFQVFEEKQKIWEREMEDLRQNYANKLQQVSKKAQRAQQALQLQIFKLQQEKKKLQDDVGQLLQQREELEKKFVAFKKEQAEFLPKIEETKWEVCQKAGEISLLKQQLKDSQADVSQKLNEIVGLRTQLKEGKTFLREKEEQITTLKDSYSSKTVNLEICENELQRKMNEVQMLREKLNHCELEVSGLKQTLASMGHHGHFNSELTEKLRDPLACESDEAKMKRQNEDNVVALKKEVERLQTELKLERQQREQQVMDFEGERRTWQEEKEKVIKYQKQLQLNYVEMYQKNQLLEQKVNEMTTKATSPPYTEEKKPWTPSRLERIESTEI; from the exons ATGGCCAAGTTAGAGACTCTGTCTGTTCTTAGTGACTCAAGCTACCAGAGCCAGGACACTTTCCACTCGTTTGCCTCCAGACCCTCTGAATCTGCCTCCCAAAACACTATGGGAAGCGTGGGCAGCGGAGTCGCCAATGAGCAAGAGTTTGCGATGAAGAGCGTGGGAACCAggactcagagcagcagcaggcaggctgaTGGCTCGCGGAATGGCTATTCCACGCGGGAGATCTCTAACCGTTACTCTGGGGAGGAGAAGACTTACAAGTCAGAGAAGACCTCTAACTCCCTCTACATCAACGGGGACTTGCGCAAAAGTGAGAAGGTGAAGACAGACATTTGTGGGAACGTTACCACCAACAACGAGAAAAACCTGCCACCTCCTCCCCAGTACAGAGAACCCAGTAACCCACCAAAGATATTGCCAGTCTCTGGCAAATTGGACCAG agCAATGAGCCCTTAGTTAGACCTTCAGCCTTTAAACCAGTAGTTCCTAAAAACTTCCATTCCATGCAGAATCTCTGCCCGCCGCAGAACAATGGAATAACAGAGAACAGAAAGAGCTTGAATCACACCAACAGCAATAGCCCGTCTGCAGGCAAAAGCGGACTGGAGAAAACCAGCCTTAATAGGACTACAAACCAAGTGGGAGGTCTTTCCGATTCTGGCCGTAACTCTTTGACGAGCTTGCCCACTTACGGGACGGGCTACAGTCAGCACGTTGGCCCAATGAGTGCTTCAACTAGTCACATAAACCGCATTGGCACAACCTATGTAGATAAGAACATAGTGGGATACAATGGAATATCTACCTCAGACAGTGGACGGTCTTCAAGCAAGAGTACTTCTTCTTTCAATAGGCTTAACCATCTGAACGAAACAATGCCTTTCCATTCCCCCTCGACAGATGACGTTATCCAGGACCTGGAGGACAGGCTgtgggagaaggagcaggaggtCCTGCAGATGAGAAGAAACCTGGACAAAAGCGAGGCTGCCATCTTCCAAGTGTTTGAGGAGAAGCAAAAGATCTGGGAACGTGAAATGGAGGATCTCAGGCAAAATTATGCAAATAAACTGCAGCAGGTCTCCAAGAAGGCCCAGAGAGCTCAACAGGCCTTGCAGCTCCAGATCTTCAAGCtccagcaagagaaaaaaaagctCCAGGATGATGTGGGGCAACTTCTCCAGCAGCGAGAAGAGCTGGAGAAAAAATTTGTGGCTTTCAAGAAAGAACAGGCTGAGTTTCTTCCCAAGATTGAAGAAACCAAGTGGGAG GTGTGCCAGAAAGCTGGTGAGATCTCACTCCTCAAGCAACAACTGAAGGATTCGCAAGCTGACGTCTCTCAGAAACTGAATGAGATAGTGGGGCTGCGGACTCAGCTCAAAGAAGGTAAGACCTTCCTAAGAGAGAAGGAAGAGCAGATCACCACCCTGAAAGACTCCTACAGCTCCAAGACTGTCAACCTGGAGATCTGTGAGAATGAGCTGCAGAGAAAGATGAATGAGGTGCAGATGCTAAGGGAAAAACTCAATCACTGTGAGCTGGAGGTCTCTGGCCTGAAGCagacactggccagcatggggcacCATGGCCATTTCAATTCAGAGCTCACCGAGAAACTAAGGGACCCGTTGGCATGTGAGAGCGATGAGGCCAAGATGAAGCGCCAAAACGAGGACAATGTCGTTGCCCTGAAGAAGGAGGTTGAGCGGCTCCAGACGGAGCTGAAGCTGGAGCGCCAGCAGCGAGAGCAGCAGGTGATGGACTTTGAGGGGGAGCGGCGCACGtggcaggaggagaaggagaaggtgaTCAAATACCAGAAGCAGCTACAGCTGAACTACGTGGAGATGTACCAGAAGAACCAGCTCCTGGAGCAAAAGGTGAATGAGATGACCACCAAGGCCACCAGCCCGCCTTACACCGAGGAGAAAAAACCATGGACTCCATCCAGGCTGGAGCGAATAGAGTCCACTGAGATCTAA